The following coding sequences lie in one Carassius carassius chromosome 1, fCarCar2.1, whole genome shotgun sequence genomic window:
- the LOC132134216 gene encoding interferon-induced protein 44-like, whose product MGGSESTSQTKTSSAEFNIPWRETPWDNKELLEKNLRELKLSDSNVKYIRILLAGEVGAGKSSFINSVNSVFQRRITTEALADSVSGTSFTRTYRTYYIRNGESVLPFVFNDIMGLESEDSNGADPEDIAKALEGLLREGHNFNPTDSAKNYDCKSDTSPEDLTYCLVYVIAADKVSMMTKEVFKKMKYIRQKASSLEIPQAVIMTRVDEACPLVEKNLRKIYSSKKIKEKMQECSNSVGVPVSHIFPVKNYHEEIDTQNDIDVLILRALTQIVQIADDLVNRRKSDSGNC is encoded by the exons ATGGGAGGATCAGAATCAACATCCCAAACTAAAACATCATCAGCAG AATTTAATATACCATGGAGGGAAACACCCTGGGA CAATAAAGAACTTTTGGAGAAAAACCTGAGGGAACTTAAGCTGAGCGATTCAAATGTTAAGTACATCAGGATCTTGCTGGCTGGAGAAGTGGGAGCAGGAAAATCCAGCTTCATCAACTCAGTCAATAGTGTTTTTCAAAGAAGAATCACAACAGAAGCTCTTGCTGATTCAGTGTCTGGTACAAGTTTTACAAGAACA tacagaaCTTATTACATAAGAAATGGAGAATCAGTTCTGCCTTTTGTCTTCAATGACATCATGGGCTTAGAATCCGAAGACTCAAATGGTGCAGATCCAGAAGACATTGCCAAAGCCCTTGAGGGTCTCCTTAGGGAAGGACACAAT tTCAATCCAACTGATTCTGCTAAAAATTATGACTGCAAAAGTGATACAAGCCCTGAGGATCTGACATACTGTCTGGTCTACGTCATAGCAGCTGACAAAGTATCAATGATGACTAAAGAAGTCTTCAAAAAGATGAAATACATTAGACAGAAGGCCAGCAGTCTGG AAATTCCTCAGGCAGTCATCATGACGAGAGTGGATGAAGCTTGCCCACTAGTGGAAAAAAACCTAAGAAAAATCTACTCAAGCAAGAAGATAAAAGAGAAG ATGCAGGAGTGCTCTAATTCAGTTGGTGTCCCTGTGAGCCACATCTTCCCTGTGAAGAACTACCATGAGGAGATTGATACACAAAATGACATTGATGTACTGATCCTGAGGGCTCTAACACAGATTGTGCAAATTGCAGATGATCTTGTGAACAGAAGAAAAAGTGATTCTGGAAATTGTTAA